The genomic interval TTCGCCAACTTCGCCTCCGCTACGCGCTCGCAGCTCAGGTCGCCGATGGATATGCCGACGCTGGTTTCAACGTGGTGCTGCAGGACATCGTGCTCGGCGCCTACCTGACTGACATGGTCACAGCGATCCGGACCCGGCCGTGCTACGTCGTGGTCCTCGCACCGAGTGCTGCTGTGGTGCAGGAGCGCGACGAGGCTCGCCGAGCGGCGCGGGGGAAGGTCGCTCACAGGCCGGGCGACGAAGGCGTGGCCGAGCTCGACGCGTACCTCCGTCGGGAGACGCCGCGCATCGGACTGTGGCTGGATACCTCGGAACTGACGGTCGAACAGACCGTCGAGGAGATCCTTGCCAGGGCCCCTGGCGAAGCCGCAGTCTGACAATTTCGGCGTCCAGGCGTAGGACTGTGG from Catenulispora sp. GP43 carries:
- a CDS encoding AAA family ATPase, whose protein sequence is MFLVTGIQAAGKSTVAQLLAEQLEKSVHVRGDLFRRMVVNGRVEMGPSDPPAEAVRQLRLRYALAAQVADGYADAGFNVVLQDIVLGAYLTDMVTAIRTRPCYVVVLAPSAAVVQERDEARRAARGKVAHRPGDEGVAELDAYLRRETPRIGLWLDTSELTVEQTVEEILARAPGEAAV